A single Thermodesulfovibrionales bacterium DNA region contains:
- a CDS encoding HEAT repeat domain-containing protein: MNQLELDIEKKRLSIESLRRKPSPEAMESLIEAMKDESWRIRKTALEILLEDYQPEEYVEKLIGLLYLGDNAGARNTAIEALTRLGKKVTPYLIRAFDTDDRDVRKFIIDILGSLDDRRAIPLMLKALSDEDDNVKVTAVEHLGRVKESSVTDALIEILKSDDLWTAYPAADALGRIGDRKAIPYLVEALSKKTLRVPVLKSLSRFAEPSTLPFIAPLLNDPSKTVQEEALKTIVKFYHRGVQPEFITDCLKNFFDEDTLIDICLRYAWSNKHELRISAIMLLGLLRNERALQPLLEISQEEEYAEDVKKALVFMARSKPECLLPLFDLENAYYRRFIATIAGEVGSVIYSQKLIDYLHDEDGHVRAIAAKALSMIGEHGAVPYIKRLLEDPYEDVQEAACESLSVLSEAVDIHEVRSWLGSSDPRLRRNATRLLGLLKVSSATQEIGFALKDSDPSVRRAAVEALRRIGSEEAKRYLNTALTDEIRDIRVAAIYSLGDIGGKDVVGIMSSLLHDRDDFIKVAAIKVLGKIKDPASLSDLMAMLKEPNGFVRTSAIESLSVFKMPSVMEAIINMLEDEDREIRRTAIEALADYEPGHVKILPFLRSDDWILRSSAVKALRAAKDPAIIAELEALLDREEDESIKKMLMEILDVKRP, encoded by the coding sequence ATGAATCAGCTTGAACTTGATATAGAAAAAAAGAGGCTTTCTATAGAATCCCTTAGAAGAAAACCATCCCCGGAGGCAATGGAGTCCCTTATTGAGGCAATGAAGGATGAATCCTGGAGAATAAGGAAGACTGCCCTCGAGATACTGCTTGAAGATTATCAACCTGAAGAGTATGTGGAAAAACTTATAGGTCTACTATATCTTGGAGATAATGCCGGTGCAAGAAATACAGCTATAGAGGCTCTCACCAGACTTGGCAAAAAGGTAACGCCCTATCTTATAAGGGCCTTTGATACTGATGATAGAGATGTAAGGAAATTCATCATTGATATTCTTGGAAGTCTTGATGACAGAAGGGCAATACCACTCATGCTCAAGGCCCTAAGTGATGAGGATGATAATGTAAAGGTTACAGCAGTGGAGCATCTTGGTAGGGTGAAGGAGTCTTCTGTTACAGACGCCCTTATAGAGATACTCAAGAGTGATGATCTATGGACAGCCTATCCTGCTGCTGACGCGCTCGGAAGGATCGGAGATAGAAAGGCAATACCCTATCTTGTTGAGGCCCTTTCAAAAAAGACTCTTAGAGTGCCTGTTCTCAAATCCCTTTCCAGGTTTGCAGAACCATCAACACTGCCCTTTATTGCACCCCTTCTTAATGATCCTTCAAAGACTGTTCAGGAGGAGGCATTAAAGACAATTGTAAAATTTTATCACCGGGGAGTACAGCCAGAGTTCATTACAGATTGTTTAAAAAATTTTTTTGATGAAGATACATTAATTGATATATGCCTTAGGTATGCCTGGAGTAATAAGCACGAACTCAGAATTTCTGCAATTATGCTTCTGGGGCTTCTCAGGAATGAAAGAGCCCTTCAGCCCCTGCTCGAGATCTCCCAGGAAGAAGAATATGCAGAAGATGTAAAAAAGGCTCTAGTCTTCATGGCCAGGTCAAAACCCGAATGTCTTCTTCCACTTTTCGATCTTGAGAATGCCTATTACAGGAGATTTATTGCCACCATAGCTGGTGAGGTTGGCTCAGTAATTTACAGCCAGAAACTTATAGATTATCTTCATGATGAAGACGGTCATGTCAGGGCAATTGCGGCGAAGGCGCTTTCCATGATAGGTGAGCACGGGGCTGTTCCGTATATTAAAAGACTTTTAGAGGATCCATATGAAGATGTCCAGGAAGCAGCCTGTGAATCCCTTTCTGTATTGAGCGAGGCTGTTGACATACATGAGGTGCGTTCCTGGCTTGGTTCTTCTGACCCCAGGCTAAGAAGAAATGCAACAAGGCTTCTCGGACTTCTAAAAGTGAGTTCTGCTACACAGGAAATAGGCTTTGCACTCAAAGACAGCGATCCTTCTGTCAGAAGGGCTGCTGTTGAGGCCTTGAGGAGGATTGGCTCAGAGGAGGCAAAAAGGTATCTCAACACAGCACTTACTGATGAGATAAGGGATATAAGGGTTGCTGCTATATACAGTCTCGGTGATATCGGTGGAAAGGATGTTGTCGGGATAATGAGTTCCCTACTCCATGATAGAGATGACTTTATCAAGGTTGCAGCAATTAAGGTTCTGGGAAAGATTAAAGATCCTGCCTCGCTCAGTGACCTTATGGCAATGCTTAAGGAGCCAAATGGATTTGTGAGAACATCAGCGATTGAATCACTCAGTGTTTTTAAGATGCCCTCTGTCATGGAAGCAATAATTAATATGCTGGAAGATGAGGACAGGGAGATAAGGAGAACAGCTATAGAGGCACTTGCAGATTATGAACCGGGTCATGTTAAGATACTTCCATTTTTGAGGAGTGATGATTGGATTTTAAGAAGTTCTGCTGTAAAGGCCCTGAGGGCAGCAAAAGACCCTGCTATAATAGCTGAGCTTGAGGCCCTTCTTGACAGGGAAGAGGATGAATCAATAAAGAAAATGCTCATGGAGATACTGGATGTTAAAAGACCCTGA
- a CDS encoding protein-glutamate O-methyltransferase CheR — translation MLKDPESFPSHPRKDDISELLEPKIIPMSDETFRLLRDLIRNYCGLYFDDSSKYLLERRLSRRVMLLNLNDFRDYYRFLLYDSKKEEELSAIMDILTVNETYFFREMNLLKAFSEEILPELREKNTRSKKLRIWSGGCSTGEEPYTIAMLILEDGRFFGWDIQITGSDISQRVLQVARKGVYGKNSFRQTDSYYIKKYFREEGAGLWRIKDSVKELVTFSYLNLLDPFRTRLIETMDVIFCRNVLIYFDMESRKKVIDMFYNKLCHGGYLLLGHAESLLNISSSFVLRHLKNDVVYQKILPGNLKHGEVL, via the coding sequence ATGTTAAAAGACCCTGAATCCTTTCCGTCCCATCCCAGAAAGGATGACATCTCCGAACTGCTTGAACCGAAGATTATTCCAATGTCTGATGAGACCTTCCGGCTTCTCAGAGATCTTATAAGAAATTACTGCGGTCTATACTTTGATGATTCTTCAAAATATCTTCTTGAGAGAAGACTTTCAAGAAGGGTTATGCTTCTCAATCTTAATGATTTCAGGGATTATTACCGATTTCTTCTTTATGATTCAAAAAAGGAAGAGGAGCTTTCAGCCATTATGGATATCCTTACAGTAAACGAGACCTATTTTTTCCGAGAGATGAATCTCCTGAAGGCATTCAGTGAAGAGATACTGCCAGAACTCAGAGAAAAGAATACGCGATCAAAAAAATTGAGGATATGGTCCGGTGGATGTTCCACCGGAGAAGAACCATATACAATAGCGATGCTAATACTTGAGGACGGAAGGTTTTTCGGCTGGGATATACAGATAACAGGCAGTGACATAAGTCAACGGGTGCTTCAGGTTGCAAGAAAGGGTGTATACGGAAAGAATTCCTTCAGACAGACAGACAGTTATTATATAAAAAAATATTTTAGGGAGGAGGGCGCTGGTCTTTGGAGGATAAAGGATTCAGTGAAGGAACTTGTAACCTTCAGTTATCTTAATCTTCTCGACCCCTTCAGGACAAGATTAATAGAGACCATGGACGTGATATTCTGCAGGAATGTTCTGATCTATTTTGATATGGAGTCAAGGAAAAAGGTAATAGATATGTTTTATAATAAACTCTGTCATGGAGGGTATTTATTGCTGGGGCATGCAGAGTCTCTGCTCAATATTTCCAGTTCTTTTGTCTTGAGGCATCTAAAGAATGATGTGGTCTATCAGAAGATTTTACCTGGTAATTTAAAACATGGTGAGGTTTTATAG
- a CDS encoding chemotaxis response regulator protein-glutamate methylesterase, with amino-acid sequence MDRIRVLVVDDSAFSRQTIKKMLESEEGIEVVGIATDGIDAIAKTLKLKPDLITLDLEMPEMDGFAFLRYLMKERPTPVIVVSSYSDSKTVFRALETGAVDFIAKPTPRASQELNNIKNDLIQKVRSVRQMSLERLKRNLSLLEKTHGESASIDGYKGSERQSIEAIGIASSTGGPQALQLVLTKIPEDFQPPILISQHMPRGFTASLAERLNKLSRITVKEAEQGETVRESTAYICPGGRHMILKKRGNNIIINLEDSTREDRYIPSADRMFSSIAEHYGSHSMGVIMTGMGNDGKKGLLEIKSKGGYTIAESEETAVVFGMPQEAIKAGAVIRVLPLYEIPYEIIRLAGSKR; translated from the coding sequence ATGGACAGGATCAGGGTTCTTGTTGTGGATGATTCTGCCTTCAGCAGACAGACTATAAAGAAGATGCTTGAATCAGAGGAAGGTATTGAGGTAGTAGGTATTGCTACTGACGGAATCGATGCTATTGCCAAGACATTGAAGCTCAAACCAGATCTCATAACCCTTGACCTTGAGATGCCAGAGATGGACGGATTTGCTTTTTTAAGATATCTGATGAAGGAAAGACCCACACCTGTTATAGTTGTGAGCTCCTATTCAGACTCAAAGACAGTGTTTAGGGCACTTGAGACAGGAGCTGTTGATTTTATAGCAAAGCCCACACCCAGGGCCTCTCAGGAATTAAATAATATAAAGAATGACCTTATTCAGAAGGTAAGGTCAGTAAGACAGATGAGCCTTGAAAGACTGAAAAGAAATCTAAGCCTTCTCGAAAAGACTCACGGAGAGAGCGCCTCCATAGACGGATACAAAGGCTCAGAAAGGCAGAGCATAGAGGCTATAGGAATAGCCTCCTCAACAGGTGGTCCCCAGGCGCTTCAGCTCGTTCTGACAAAGATTCCCGAGGATTTCCAGCCACCTATACTCATAAGCCAGCACATGCCAAGAGGATTTACAGCCTCCCTGGCTGAGAGACTGAATAAACTTTCAAGGATTACAGTAAAAGAAGCAGAGCAGGGTGAAACCGTCAGAGAGTCTACCGCCTATATCTGTCCAGGTGGAAGACATATGATTTTAAAGAAAAGAGGAAATAATATTATAATAAACCTTGAAGATTCAACAAGGGAAGACAGATATATACCTTCGGCTGACAGGATGTTTTCATCTATTGCTGAGCATTACGGGTCTCACAGTATGGGAGTTATCATGACAGGTATGGGAAATGACGGGAAGAAGGGGCTTCTTGAGATCAAGTCAAAAGGTGGTTATACTATAGCTGAATCCGAGGAGACAGCAGTGGTATTTGGTATGCCTCAGGAAGCAATAAAGGCAGGAGCTGTAATAAGGGTACTTCCCCTTTATGAGATACCTTATGAGATAATAAGGCTGGCAGGTAGCAAGAGATAA
- a CDS encoding GAF domain-containing protein: MEKEPNAAKKAEEFIQLFKKGEEFTKELLRENERLRYRIAQLEEALARSGDEARIKLYEERIAALEDELNSLKERYARVEEENKDFAQKYLEVEQENNNLANLYVASYQLHSTLDFDEVLKIVLEIIINLIGAEKFAVFLINEKTNDIEPVAAEGISLYELPRFTFGEGIVGMVAKSGEGYFAQDMTGQREFNPHKPIVCIPLKIKEHVIGMIVIYSLLVQKKEFTSIDYELFNLLAGHAATAIFSSKLYTQSERKLTTIQSFLELLKEKPRR; encoded by the coding sequence ATGGAGAAAGAACCTAATGCAGCAAAAAAGGCAGAAGAATTTATTCAGCTCTTTAAGAAAGGAGAAGAATTCACGAAAGAGCTCCTTAGGGAAAACGAGAGGCTTCGTTACAGGATAGCCCAGCTTGAAGAAGCCCTTGCGAGGTCGGGTGATGAGGCCAGGATAAAGCTCTATGAGGAAAGGATTGCCGCCCTCGAAGATGAGCTTAATTCCCTTAAGGAGCGATATGCCAGAGTTGAGGAGGAGAACAAGGATTTTGCCCAGAAATATCTTGAAGTGGAGCAGGAGAATAATAATCTGGCAAATCTTTATGTAGCAAGCTATCAGCTCCACTCTACTCTTGATTTCGATGAGGTCCTGAAGATTGTTCTTGAGATCATAATCAACCTTATAGGAGCCGAAAAGTTTGCCGTATTTCTCATAAATGAAAAAACCAATGACATTGAACCTGTAGCAGCAGAAGGTATAAGCCTCTATGAGCTGCCAAGATTCACCTTTGGTGAGGGAATAGTCGGGATGGTGGCAAAGAGCGGAGAAGGCTATTTTGCTCAGGATATGACAGGACAGAGGGAATTTAATCCCCATAAACCTATTGTATGCATTCCTCTTAAGATTAAAGAGCATGTGATAGGCATGATAGTAATTTACTCGCTTCTTGTCCAGAAAAAAGAATTTACCAGTATTGATTATGAGCTCTTTAATCTCCTAGCAGGACATGCTGCTACCGCAATATTTTCTTCAAAGTTATATACTCAGTCAGAAAGAAAACTCACCACAATTCAGAGTTTCCTTGAACTTTTAAAGGAAAAGCCGAGGAGGTAA
- a CDS encoding response regulator — translation MPTILVVEDSPTMRQLISFAMKRIQNSKVIEATDGVDALKKLSQEKVDLILADINMPVMDGLKLLSLIRSNPSYKDIPVIMITTEGAEEDRKKALSIGANAYLTKPIQTQELIKLVNEFINK, via the coding sequence ATGCCCACTATACTGGTGGTTGAAGATTCACCAACTATGAGACAGCTTATAAGTTTTGCAATGAAGAGAATTCAGAACTCAAAGGTCATAGAGGCCACAGATGGTGTGGATGCCCTGAAAAAGCTTTCACAGGAGAAGGTTGACCTAATACTTGCCGATATAAATATGCCTGTTATGGATGGGTTGAAACTTCTTAGCCTTATCAGAAGTAATCCCTCCTACAAAGATATACCTGTCATTATGATCACAACAGAGGGTGCAGAGGAAGACAGAAAAAAAGCCCTTTCTATAGGTGCAAATGCCTATCTAACAAAACCGATTCAGACCCAGGAGCTCATAAAACTTGTCAATGAATTTATTAATAAATAA
- a CDS encoding DUF2914 domain-containing protein — MRRLVYVMIALFLINAGHIVNAQIESGFSIERMVVATGIENREPVDIRDTFSAATEKVYCFIEARNIKEDTNITVVWSNNGKEVLRTSLPLKKGSRWRTYAEKRLYGMRGEWKVDILDNAGNFLKAVTFKVE; from the coding sequence ATGAGAAGATTGGTATATGTAATGATTGCTTTATTTTTAATTAACGCTGGCCACATTGTTAATGCCCAGATAGAATCAGGCTTTTCTATTGAGAGAATGGTAGTTGCTACAGGTATAGAGAACAGGGAGCCTGTTGATATCAGGGATACTTTCTCTGCAGCGACAGAAAAGGTCTATTGTTTTATTGAGGCGAGAAATATCAAAGAAGATACAAACATTACTGTTGTCTGGTCAAACAATGGTAAGGAGGTTTTAAGGACCTCTCTTCCCCTGAAAAAGGGTTCAAGGTGGAGAACCTATGCTGAAAAGAGACTGTATGGTATGAGGGGAGAATGGAAGGTTGATATTCTGGATAATGCCGGTAATTTTTTAAAAGCAGTAACATTTAAGGTGGAATAG
- a CDS encoding diguanylate cyclase, which translates to MGEEVKTTPLKAKILLVEDDKVQAQFVREFLEKKGYEVLWAENGASAIKMAKTVPIDLILLDLILPDISGYEVCRWLRLNQDTRGIPIIMLTVKTGITDKVAGLEAGADDYLPKPFDEAELNARIYASLRTKALQDELKERNRQLEDLLHRLDIMAKTDYLTEIYNRRHFEKILKREFARASRYNHYLSCLMCDIDNFKRINDTYGHAAGDAVLKEVARLIHSSLRENDEVGRWGGEEFVIILPETKKSDAKKVAERILRNIAARRFPGLPENEKITLSIGIATAFEDTNIDNWEKLTKAADEALYMAKRNGRNRVELFGP; encoded by the coding sequence ATGGGAGAAGAAGTGAAAACCACTCCTCTAAAGGCAAAGATACTTCTTGTAGAGGATGACAAAGTTCAGGCTCAGTTTGTACGAGAATTCCTTGAAAAAAAGGGGTATGAGGTTTTATGGGCAGAAAATGGTGCTTCTGCGATCAAGATGGCTAAGACTGTGCCCATTGACCTCATACTCCTTGACCTCATACTTCCTGATATAAGCGGTTACGAGGTCTGCAGATGGTTAAGATTAAATCAGGACACGAGGGGGATTCCAATAATCATGCTCACTGTAAAGACAGGCATCACTGATAAAGTTGCGGGTCTCGAGGCTGGAGCTGACGATTATCTTCCCAAGCCCTTTGATGAGGCAGAACTCAATGCCAGGATATATGCTTCATTGAGAACAAAGGCACTTCAGGATGAACTTAAAGAAAGAAACAGACAGCTTGAGGATCTTCTGCACAGACTTGATATAATGGCCAAAACAGATTATCTTACAGAGATATATAACAGAAGACATTTTGAAAAGATACTAAAAAGAGAATTTGCAAGGGCATCAAGGTATAATCATTACCTTTCCTGTCTAATGTGTGATATTGACAATTTCAAGAGGATAAATGATACCTATGGACATGCGGCGGGTGATGCTGTTTTAAAAGAGGTTGCAAGACTTATCCATTCGTCCCTGAGAGAGAATGATGAAGTTGGCAGGTGGGGTGGAGAGGAATTTGTAATAATCCTGCCTGAGACTAAGAAGTCTGATGCAAAAAAAGTTGCTGAGCGGATTCTTAGGAATATAGCAGCCCGCAGGTTTCCGGGTCTTCCTGAAAACGAAAAGATAACTCTCAGTATAGGAATCGCCACAGCTTTTGAAGATACAAATATTGATAACTGGGAAAAACTGACAAAGGCCGCTGATGAGGCCCTCTATATGGCAAAAAGGAATGGCAGAAACAGAGTTGAATTATTCGGACCTTAA
- the rlmN gene encoding 23S rRNA (adenine(2503)-C(2))-methyltransferase RlmN has translation MINLKSLNIQELDSFIRSLGLPSYRTLQLVQWIYEKLARDIDEITVFSKELRKILKERAFISNVTIIEKMVSRDGTIKYLLELEDKESIESVLIPDEKRLTLCISSQVGCPMGCVFCLTGKIGFRRNLYAHEIVDQVITVKREFPEITNVVFMGMGEPLLNLENTVESIRRLTSFMHFSPRKITVSTCGIPHKIMELYQAFPQNPPNIAISLNATTDETRSRLMPVNRAYPLKTLLDTLKKVPLPPRRRITFEYVLLEDINDRDEDAKRLVKLLQGIPSKINLIPFNPVKGLGFKRPSEERILRFQKILKENHFTALIRKSKGQDILAACGQLRARYGQRV, from the coding sequence ATGATCAATCTAAAATCATTAAATATCCAGGAATTAGACTCCTTTATCAGGTCGCTCGGACTTCCCTCATACAGGACCTTGCAACTGGTCCAGTGGATATACGAAAAACTTGCAAGAGATATAGATGAGATAACAGTCTTTTCAAAGGAATTGAGAAAGATTTTGAAAGAAAGAGCCTTTATCAGTAATGTCACAATCATTGAAAAAATGGTGTCAAGGGATGGAACAATAAAGTATCTCCTTGAACTTGAGGATAAAGAAAGCATCGAGAGTGTGCTCATTCCGGATGAAAAGAGACTTACACTATGCATTTCATCTCAGGTAGGCTGTCCCATGGGCTGCGTATTCTGTCTTACAGGAAAGATAGGTTTCAGAAGAAATCTTTATGCACACGAGATAGTTGATCAGGTCATAACCGTGAAAAGAGAATTTCCTGAGATTACAAATGTAGTATTTATGGGAATGGGTGAACCGCTTCTGAACCTGGAGAATACTGTTGAGTCGATAAGGAGATTAACAAGCTTCATGCATTTTTCACCAAGAAAGATAACTGTATCAACCTGCGGGATCCCTCATAAGATAATGGAATTGTATCAGGCATTCCCCCAGAATCCTCCGAATATTGCCATATCCCTTAATGCAACAACAGATGAAACAAGGTCAAGACTCATGCCTGTAAACAGGGCATATCCACTGAAAACCCTTCTTGATACCCTGAAGAAAGTCCCGCTTCCACCGAGGAGACGCATAACCTTTGAATATGTTTTGCTTGAGGATATAAATGACAGGGATGAAGATGCAAAAAGACTCGTTAAACTCCTCCAGGGCATCCCCTCAAAAATCAATCTTATACCCTTTAATCCTGTAAAAGGTCTGGGATTTAAAAGACCTTCTGAGGAAAGGATTCTGAGATTTCAGAAGATACTTAAAGAAAATCATTTTACTGCACTTATAAGAAAATCCAAAGGTCAGGACATCCTTGCTGCCTGCGGCCAGTTAAGGGCAAGGTACGGGCAGAGAGTTTAA
- the ahcY gene encoding adenosylhomocysteinase, whose protein sequence is MADIKSDIKDISLAKKGMLRIEWASMEMPVLRSIKEEFKKRKPLKGLRIAACLHVTTETANLMDTLKAGGAELSLCASNPLSTQDDVAAAMVKYHKIPVFAIKGEDKKTYYTHIRSALSIKPHITLDDGADLVSTIHKERRDLLRDIIGGTEETTTGVIRLRAMAEDRKLAYPIIAVNDAHTKHLFDNRYGTGQSTIDGILRATNRLIAGSVFVVCGYGWCGKGVAVGAKGMGARVIVTEIDPLKALEALMDGFEVMPIDDASMIGDIFVTVTGDINVISEKSFRLMKDGAIVANSGHFNVEIDIEKLKKLSVKRRIIRDFVEEFTLKNGKRIYLLGEGRLINLAAAEGHPSSVMDMSFANQALSVLYLAKNKGHLKPSVYRVPEEIDRRVAELKLRAMGIRIDRLTPEQERYLHSWQMGT, encoded by the coding sequence ATGGCAGATATAAAATCAGACATAAAAGATATAAGCCTGGCAAAAAAGGGAATGCTAAGGATAGAGTGGGCATCCATGGAGATGCCAGTGCTTAGGAGCATCAAGGAAGAATTCAAAAAAAGGAAACCCCTTAAGGGTCTCAGGATTGCTGCCTGCCTTCATGTAACTACAGAGACAGCAAATCTTATGGATACACTCAAGGCTGGAGGTGCGGAGCTCAGCCTCTGTGCATCAAATCCACTGAGTACACAGGATGATGTGGCTGCCGCAATGGTTAAGTATCACAAAATTCCTGTTTTTGCGATTAAAGGAGAGGATAAAAAGACCTACTATACTCACATCAGGTCAGCTCTGTCTATAAAACCGCATATCACCCTTGATGATGGAGCAGATCTCGTGAGCACCATTCATAAGGAAAGAAGGGATTTGCTCAGGGATATTATCGGCGGAACAGAGGAAACAACTACCGGTGTTATCAGGCTAAGGGCAATGGCAGAGGATAGAAAACTTGCCTATCCCATTATAGCTGTAAATGATGCCCATACAAAGCACCTCTTTGACAATCGCTATGGAACAGGACAGAGCACAATAGATGGCATCCTCAGGGCAACAAACAGACTTATTGCCGGTTCTGTCTTTGTCGTGTGCGGTTATGGATGGTGCGGTAAGGGAGTTGCTGTGGGGGCTAAGGGTATGGGTGCAAGGGTGATTGTTACGGAGATTGATCCTTTGAAGGCCCTTGAGGCATTGATGGATGGATTTGAAGTCATGCCCATTGATGACGCTTCAATGATTGGAGACATCTTTGTTACGGTCACGGGTGATATAAATGTAATTTCAGAGAAATCCTTCAGACTCATGAAGGACGGTGCCATAGTTGCAAATTCAGGCCATTTTAATGTAGAGATAGATATAGAGAAACTGAAAAAACTAAGTGTAAAGAGAAGGATTATAAGGGATTTTGTTGAGGAATTCACATTAAAAAATGGCAAAAGGATCTATCTTCTTGGTGAAGGAAGATTGATAAATCTTGCAGCAGCAGAAGGACATCCATCTTCTGTCATGGATATGAGTTTTGCAAATCAGGCATTATCTGTGCTCTATCTTGCAAAAAATAAGGGACATCTTAAACCCTCTGTATACAGGGTGCCGGAAGAAATAGACAGAAGGGTTGCTGAACTCAAACTCAGGGCAATGGGTATAAGAATAGACAGGCTCACACCTGAACAGGAACGATATCTCCATTCCTGGCAGATGGGAACATAA